A DNA window from Novosphingobium sp. RL4 contains the following coding sequences:
- a CDS encoding RsmB/NOP family class I SAM-dependent RNA methyltransferase, translated as MDIPGLPARRAALNLIDAVLRRGETLDQAGGSALARVGGDADRALARAIAGEVLRWRTDLDELIDSATRLPLAPDAKARAVLQIMLAQVLRLETPGHAVIATGLPLLMGGPRRLAHGVFSTVTKGGAQLPDVPTLPEDVAGRWGVRAEAIAAGLAEPPPLDLALRHPEQTAEWSERLGGTSLMPGHVRLARGTAVEHLEGFRDGAWWVQDLAASLPARLLGAGEGKRVLDLCAAPGGKTLQLAAAGWQVTALDNSKRRLERLRDNLKRIGLEAEVVQADVLTWEPEEAFDAILLDAPCTATGTARRHPDVLHRIGERQIEDMTALQEKMLERASGWLKPGGRLVYAVCSMELEEGEEQAEKVSLTRVPVTASELPEGLVPTAEGWVRTDPGMLAEVGGLDGFFVGRWQK; from the coding sequence ATGGACATTCCCGGCCTTCCCGCGCGCCGTGCCGCGCTCAACCTTATCGATGCCGTGCTGCGGCGGGGCGAAACGCTCGACCAGGCGGGCGGCTCCGCGCTGGCCCGCGTGGGCGGAGACGCCGACCGGGCGCTTGCCCGCGCCATTGCCGGCGAGGTGCTGCGCTGGCGCACCGACCTCGACGAACTGATCGACAGCGCCACCCGCCTGCCGCTCGCGCCCGACGCGAAGGCGCGCGCGGTGCTCCAGATCATGCTCGCGCAGGTACTGCGGCTGGAGACGCCCGGCCATGCGGTGATCGCCACCGGCCTGCCGCTGTTGATGGGCGGTCCGCGCCGGCTCGCGCACGGCGTGTTCTCGACCGTAACCAAGGGCGGTGCGCAGCTTCCCGATGTGCCGACCCTGCCCGAGGACGTCGCGGGCCGCTGGGGCGTGCGCGCCGAGGCGATCGCGGCGGGGCTGGCCGAGCCGCCGCCGCTGGACCTGGCGCTGCGTCATCCCGAACAGACCGCCGAATGGTCCGAGCGCCTGGGCGGAACCTCGCTGATGCCCGGCCACGTCCGCCTTGCGCGCGGTACGGCGGTGGAGCACCTCGAAGGATTCCGCGACGGCGCCTGGTGGGTGCAGGATCTCGCCGCGAGCCTGCCGGCGCGTCTGCTGGGCGCGGGTGAAGGAAAGCGGGTGCTCGATCTGTGCGCCGCGCCGGGCGGCAAGACGCTGCAACTGGCGGCGGCGGGCTGGCAGGTCACCGCGCTCGACAATTCCAAGCGCCGCCTCGAGCGCCTGCGCGACAACCTGAAGCGCATCGGGCTCGAAGCCGAAGTGGTGCAGGCCGACGTGCTGACGTGGGAGCCGGAAGAAGCGTTCGATGCGATCCTGCTCGATGCGCCTTGCACGGCAACCGGCACCGCGCGCCGCCATCCCGACGTGCTCCACCGCATTGGCGAGCGCCAGATCGAGGACATGACCGCGCTTCAGGAGAAGATGCTGGAACGCGCTTCGGGCTGGCTCAAGCCGGGCGGGCGTCTGGTCTATGCGGTCTGCTCGATGGAGCTGGAAGAGGGCGAGGAACAGGCCGAGAAGGTTTCGCTCACCAGGGTTCCGGTCACGGCCTCCGAATTGCCCGAAGGACTCGTACCCACGGCCGAGGGCTGGGTGCGGACCGATCCGGGGATGCTGGCGGAGGTCGGCGGGCTTGACGGGTTCTTCGTTGGCCGCTGGCAGAAATAA
- a CDS encoding DUF3800 domain-containing protein: MTTIFLDESGYTGDDLLNPEQPFFVVASSVIGDAEAAELLRRCFPRYQGAEFKFSNIWKRAGHRDGLRTLAREIPMLQDQVYLWIIDKRFCLLTKMLDYLIEPMVYDAGRDFYAGGYAQRFMNSAHRDILRYGSDELYSSSVTAWDTFARAPAMATIEPLRALLDEVSGTASSPLRDLYRAARTGLDDFLASNERLEDFSDSSEIQLTSVFSSVIWWRQHRPEDFDLVHDESSNFLRQRDMWGTMLRDDFVSPPMPQGNGTLVEFPLRVRSTVSASSHASPAIQLCDVLAGLGAKFAPALQGRESDPFLLELIELGAGALTYSGVMPHDAYAEGPPPRRDGPDMVDRMVELLDPQLTSMLVKRTGFEAGRPD, from the coding sequence ATGACGACGATCTTTCTCGACGAGTCCGGCTATACCGGCGACGATCTCCTCAACCCCGAGCAGCCGTTTTTCGTGGTAGCCTCGTCCGTGATCGGAGATGCTGAGGCGGCCGAGCTCCTGCGGCGTTGCTTCCCCCGCTACCAAGGCGCGGAATTCAAGTTTTCCAACATTTGGAAGCGCGCTGGCCACCGCGATGGTCTACGCACGCTTGCCCGCGAAATCCCAATGCTACAGGATCAAGTTTACCTTTGGATCATCGACAAGCGCTTCTGCTTGCTCACCAAAATGCTCGATTACTTGATAGAGCCGATGGTCTACGACGCGGGGCGGGACTTTTATGCCGGGGGTTACGCCCAGCGCTTCATGAATTCCGCGCATCGCGATATCTTGCGCTATGGCTCGGACGAACTTTACAGCAGTTCGGTCACGGCATGGGACACTTTCGCTCGCGCGCCCGCCATGGCAACGATTGAACCGTTGCGGGCGCTGCTGGATGAGGTCTCTGGGACTGCCTCGTCGCCGCTCCGCGACCTATATCGTGCGGCACGGACGGGTCTCGACGACTTCCTTGCGTCTAATGAGCGCTTGGAGGATTTCAGCGACTCCAGTGAGATCCAGCTCACATCGGTTTTTTCCTCCGTTATTTGGTGGCGGCAGCACCGGCCGGAGGACTTCGACCTCGTCCACGACGAGTCGAGCAATTTCCTGCGCCAGCGCGATATGTGGGGGACCATGCTTCGCGATGATTTTGTGTCGCCGCCGATGCCGCAAGGCAACGGCACGCTGGTCGAGTTTCCGCTACGGGTCAGGTCTACGGTGTCGGCGTCGTCGCACGCATCGCCAGCGATCCAGCTCTGCGACGTTCTCGCGGGGCTCGGCGCGAAGTTCGCGCCAGCGTTGCAGGGGCGCGAGAGTGATCCGTTCCTTCTCGAGCTCATTGAACTGGGTGCTGGCGCCCTAACCTACAGCGGCGTGATGCCGCACGACGCGTATGCCGAGGGTCCGCCGCCACGACGCGACGGCCCAGACATGGTTGACCGTATGGTCGAACTGCTCGACCCGCAACTCACGAGTATGCTGGTCAAGCGGACGGGCTTTGAGGCGGGGCGGCCCGATTAA
- a CDS encoding methyltransferase, with protein sequence MRRALIALSSFLGVIAMPTAAMAAEENTEAEACKGCEALLELAASSPSRKEDRARDKYRHPVETLSFFRVAPTMKVGEYAPGGEWYSRLLGLYLGQQGHLVGLYFNPDAPAFKPETKEGIRKGAAGYPADVAKFTGMPADRFAAYTLGAIPEGEKGTFDVIIVPRMMHNLLRWNIAGSEFAAMRDLLKPGGLIGVEQHRARPDAPADYADGSKGYLREADVVRFMKDNGFDLVAQSEISANPKDTANWPDGVWTLPPTLALKDKDREKYQAIGESDRMTLLFRKRD encoded by the coding sequence ATGCGCCGCGCCCTGATCGCCCTTTCCTCGTTCCTCGGCGTTATCGCCATGCCCACCGCGGCCATGGCTGCCGAGGAGAATACCGAAGCGGAAGCCTGCAAGGGCTGCGAGGCGCTGCTCGAACTGGCCGCCTCCAGCCCCTCGCGCAAGGAAGACCGCGCGCGCGACAAGTATCGCCACCCGGTGGAGACATTGAGCTTCTTCCGCGTCGCGCCGACCATGAAGGTGGGCGAGTATGCGCCGGGCGGGGAATGGTACTCGCGCCTGCTCGGGCTTTACCTCGGCCAGCAGGGCCATCTCGTCGGACTCTACTTCAATCCCGATGCTCCGGCCTTCAAGCCCGAGACGAAGGAGGGCATCCGCAAGGGCGCGGCGGGCTATCCGGCCGATGTCGCCAAGTTCACCGGCATGCCCGCCGACAGGTTCGCCGCCTATACGCTCGGCGCGATCCCTGAAGGCGAGAAGGGCACGTTCGACGTCATCATCGTGCCGCGCATGATGCATAACCTGCTGCGCTGGAACATCGCCGGCAGCGAGTTCGCGGCGATGCGCGACCTGCTCAAGCCCGGCGGGCTGATCGGCGTGGAACAGCACCGCGCTCGTCCCGATGCTCCGGCCGACTATGCCGACGGCTCGAAGGGCTACTTGCGCGAGGCCGACGTGGTCCGCTTCATGAAGGACAACGGCTTCGATCTGGTCGCCCAGTCCGAGATCAGCGCCAACCCCAAGGACACCGCCAACTGGCCGGACGGCGTCTGGACCCTGCCGCCCACCCTGGCGCTCAAGGACAAGGACCGCGAGAAGTATCAGGCGATCGGCGAGAGCGACCGGATGACCCTTCTGTTCCGCAAGCGGGACTGA
- a CDS encoding helix-turn-helix domain-containing protein translates to MMLKPNLRRSLRAVQPSVRADRPEPRPAPNETSTQLRPEVLDAALAPLIADPAVTVPALLTPTQTAEVLGVGIKTLERWRSIGEGPRFVKLSPGTVRYRAVDLNTFVAERIKSNTLQ, encoded by the coding sequence ATGATGCTGAAACCGAACCTGCGCCGCTCGCTTCGCGCCGTACAACCCTCAGTCAGGGCCGACCGCCCCGAACCGCGCCCTGCCCCCAACGAAACATCGACGCAACTCCGCCCCGAGGTTTTGGACGCCGCGCTCGCGCCGCTCATCGCCGATCCGGCCGTGACTGTTCCCGCCCTGCTCACCCCGACACAGACCGCCGAGGTTCTGGGCGTTGGCATCAAAACCCTCGAACGCTGGCGCTCGATCGGCGAAGGGCCGCGCTTCGTGAAGCTGTCCCCCGGCACGGTGCGCTACCGCGCCGTAGACCTGAACACCTTCGTTGCCGAGCGCATCAAGAGCAACACGTTGCAGTAG
- the aguB gene encoding N-carbamoylputrescine amidase, translating to MTEITVAALQLALNSADESENIAAVSTLVEEAAAKGAQIVLPPELFSGPYFCKVEEEELFVLARPTEQHPSVIAMKALAKALKIVIPTSFFERDGHHYYNTLAMIGTDGEIIGTYRKSHIPDGPGYEEKYYFRPGNDGFKVWDVLGTKVGVGVCWDQWYPECARVMALMGAELLFYPTAIGSEPYDATLDTSRMWRRAMVGHSVSNCMPVIAANRIGVESECGTEQTFYGHSFITDEWGDYLAEFGKEETGVLVSTLDLARAARHRAGMGFFRDRRPQLYTRIAQDI from the coding sequence ATGACCGAGATTACCGTTGCCGCGCTCCAGTTGGCGCTCAATTCCGCCGACGAGAGCGAAAACATCGCTGCCGTCTCCACGCTGGTCGAGGAAGCCGCTGCAAAGGGCGCGCAGATCGTGCTGCCGCCCGAACTGTTCTCCGGCCCCTATTTCTGCAAGGTGGAGGAAGAGGAACTCTTCGTCCTGGCGCGCCCGACCGAGCAGCATCCTTCGGTGATCGCGATGAAGGCGCTGGCGAAGGCGTTGAAGATCGTCATTCCCACCAGTTTCTTCGAGCGCGACGGCCACCACTACTACAATACGCTCGCCATGATCGGCACTGATGGCGAGATCATCGGCACCTATCGGAAGAGCCACATTCCCGACGGCCCCGGCTACGAGGAAAAGTACTACTTCCGCCCCGGCAACGACGGGTTCAAGGTCTGGGACGTGCTCGGCACTAAAGTCGGCGTGGGCGTCTGCTGGGACCAGTGGTACCCCGAATGCGCGCGGGTGATGGCGCTGATGGGGGCGGAACTGCTGTTCTATCCCACCGCAATCGGCTCGGAGCCTTACGATGCCACGCTCGACACCAGCCGCATGTGGCGCCGCGCCATGGTCGGGCACTCGGTATCGAACTGCATGCCGGTGATCGCCGCCAACCGCATCGGCGTCGAATCGGAATGCGGTACCGAGCAGACCTTCTACGGGCACTCGTTCATCACCGACGAATGGGGTGATTACCTCGCCGAGTTCGGCAAGGAAGAGACCGGCGTGCTGGTTTCCACGCTCGATCTCGCGCGTGCGGCCAGGCACCGCGCGGGCATGGGCTTCTTCCGCGATCGCCGCCCGCAGCTTTATACGCGCATCGCGCAGGATATCTGA
- the folK gene encoding 2-amino-4-hydroxy-6-hydroxymethyldihydropteridine diphosphokinase, which translates to MAKHQYLVALGSNMRHHRHGGPRKVLAAALSALGRGKMEVLAASPVIETAPLGPSRRRYANGVALVRSKREPDEMLHKLRKIEHKFGRRRLGRAWGARVLDLDLVLWNGGPWAGGEGEESLVLPHPAFRARDFVLGPARRIAGTWRDPLTGLTINQLHARLTKPRPALR; encoded by the coding sequence TTGGCCAAGCATCAGTATCTCGTCGCGCTCGGCTCCAACATGCGCCACCATCGCCACGGCGGGCCTCGCAAGGTGCTCGCCGCGGCGCTCTCGGCGCTGGGCCGGGGCAAGATGGAAGTGCTCGCCGCCTCCCCGGTGATCGAGACCGCGCCGCTCGGCCCCTCGCGCCGCCGCTACGCCAACGGCGTTGCGCTGGTGCGCAGCAAGCGCGAGCCTGACGAGATGCTGCACAAATTGCGTAAAATCGAGCACAAGTTCGGCCGCCGCCGCCTCGGTCGGGCCTGGGGGGCGCGCGTGCTGGACCTTGATCTCGTGCTCTGGAACGGCGGCCCCTGGGCGGGCGGAGAGGGCGAGGAAAGCCTTGTCCTGCCTCACCCCGCCTTCCGCGCGCGTGATTTCGTGCTCGGCCCGGCCCGGCGAATTGCCGGCACCTGGCGTGACCCTTTGACAGGTCTTACGATTAATCAGCTTCATGCCCGCTTGACCAAGCCTCGCCCTGCCCTTAGGTGA
- the msrA gene encoding peptide-methionine (S)-S-oxide reductase MsrA: protein METAIVAGGCFWCTEAVFRDVIGVSSVESGYIGGTVPSPTYKQVCGGDTGHAEAIRVNYDPSVLSYGDLLDVFMGTHDPTQLNRQGNDVGTQYRSAIFPLDDAQAAEAEAAIARSNEDNGGKVVTTIEGFADGRQNDEWYPAEDYHQEYWDGEGQRNPYCLAVIPPKLMKLRKSFQNKVKA, encoded by the coding sequence ATGGAAACGGCAATCGTGGCAGGCGGGTGCTTCTGGTGCACCGAAGCGGTGTTCCGCGACGTCATCGGCGTGAGCTCCGTGGAAAGCGGCTATATCGGCGGCACCGTGCCGAGCCCGACCTACAAGCAGGTCTGCGGCGGCGACACCGGCCATGCCGAAGCGATCCGCGTGAACTATGACCCTTCGGTCCTGTCCTACGGCGATCTGCTCGACGTGTTCATGGGCACCCATGACCCGACGCAGCTGAACCGCCAGGGCAACGACGTGGGCACGCAGTACCGCTCGGCGATCTTCCCGCTCGACGATGCGCAGGCTGCCGAGGCAGAAGCCGCCATCGCCCGTTCGAACGAGGACAACGGCGGCAAGGTCGTGACCACGATCGAAGGTTTCGCCGACGGCAGGCAGAACGACGAATGGTATCCGGCCGAAGACTACCATCAGGAATACTGGGACGGTGAAGGCCAGCGGAACCCCTATTGCCTCGCGGTCATTCCGCCCAAGCTGATGAAGCTGCGCAAGAGCTTCCAGAACAAGGTCAAGGCCTGA
- a CDS encoding reverse transcriptase domain-containing protein, with product MRAIRKLDNLEAAWRVIQQNGRASKSPLVRLELERFAEDAQRNLRSLQGKLSRGSFRFEKAKGVPIPKLDGNGRPTGKIRPIVLAPVASRIVQRALLNVLIDIDALKPFVKTPYSFGGIRSLRKRGEQGRSEEISAVPAAIKAVLDQIGQGAKFIATADIRAFFTRISKDRVVQVIGEAVGDDPKFLAFVRAAIKVELENIATLKNAAGQFPTEEIGVAQGNSLSPLLGNIALASFDKAMNDGDCRCIRYIDDFIIMAPTQRAANARLRKSIGLLEELGMELSPEKSSKGGSPVELGFDFLGISICPGLIRPAEKARKRFIDSVGTVLHQTQKAMIGLKNGNPLPSEQSLVATLKRIDGMIEGWGKHYWFCNDKHVFAGIDKQIDQRLADFLGSYSSVRNAVPASHHRKLLGLAELTAIDRTPFAYPSS from the coding sequence ATGAGAGCCATTCGGAAACTCGACAACCTCGAGGCCGCATGGCGCGTCATCCAGCAGAATGGGCGCGCATCAAAATCGCCGCTAGTTCGGTTGGAGCTAGAGCGCTTTGCTGAGGACGCTCAGCGCAACCTTCGATCACTCCAAGGCAAGCTCAGTCGAGGAAGTTTCAGGTTCGAAAAAGCCAAAGGCGTGCCCATCCCCAAACTCGATGGGAATGGACGACCGACCGGCAAGATTCGCCCAATTGTACTTGCGCCTGTAGCAAGCCGGATCGTCCAAAGAGCCCTCCTCAATGTGTTGATCGACATCGACGCGTTGAAGCCGTTCGTCAAAACGCCCTACAGTTTCGGCGGGATACGTAGCCTCCGAAAGCGCGGCGAACAGGGTCGGAGTGAGGAAATCTCCGCAGTGCCCGCAGCGATCAAAGCTGTGCTCGACCAAATCGGGCAAGGCGCCAAGTTCATCGCCACTGCCGATATTCGCGCGTTTTTCACCCGCATTTCTAAAGATCGTGTTGTGCAGGTCATCGGCGAAGCTGTAGGCGATGACCCCAAGTTCCTGGCATTTGTGCGCGCAGCTATAAAGGTGGAACTCGAAAACATCGCGACGCTGAAGAACGCTGCCGGACAGTTCCCAACCGAGGAAATCGGCGTGGCCCAAGGCAATTCATTATCACCGCTACTCGGAAACATCGCCTTGGCGAGCTTCGACAAAGCTATGAATGACGGCGATTGTCGCTGCATCCGCTATATCGACGACTTCATCATCATGGCGCCCACACAGAGGGCAGCTAACGCTCGCTTGCGGAAATCCATCGGCCTGCTCGAAGAGCTCGGCATGGAGTTATCTCCCGAGAAAAGTTCGAAAGGCGGGTCTCCGGTGGAATTGGGTTTTGATTTTCTTGGCATCTCAATCTGCCCCGGCTTGATCCGGCCCGCCGAAAAGGCGCGAAAACGCTTCATCGATTCTGTCGGCACCGTCCTGCATCAGACGCAGAAAGCGATGATTGGCCTAAAGAACGGAAACCCGTTACCGAGCGAGCAATCGTTGGTAGCTACACTCAAACGTATTGACGGCATGATCGAAGGCTGGGGAAAGCACTACTGGTTTTGTAACGACAAACATGTTTTTGCCGGCATCGACAAGCAGATCGACCAACGCTTAGCCGATTTTTTGGGCAGCTATTCATCTGTGAGGAACGCTGTGCCCGCCAGCCATCACAGAAAACTGCTCGGCCTGGCCGAACTCACAGCGATTGACCGAACCCCCTTTGCCTACCCTAGCAGTTAG
- a CDS encoding ParA family protein has translation MKITSLAAHKGGVGKTMLTASLAVLAQQDCEDEEGELGKGKVAMFDLDPQGSLTAWYNARQRDGPILVAPMLRTLALRLYALNRKGVRYVFIDTPPGHSEYIAKAMNVAHLVVVPVRPGELDYKAVQRTMQTVLFWEEPYLALPNGGLFRSRAMGELVRRLDADGQDRLPPVHHRVDLPLRSGLTLTETQPNSAGAQELRNVWAKIRERLGER, from the coding sequence ATGAAGATAACCAGCCTTGCCGCCCACAAGGGCGGCGTGGGCAAGACGATGTTGACCGCCTCGTTGGCGGTGCTGGCACAGCAGGACTGCGAGGACGAAGAAGGCGAGCTCGGCAAGGGCAAGGTCGCCATGTTCGACCTAGACCCGCAGGGCAGCCTCACAGCATGGTACAACGCCCGCCAGCGCGACGGCCCGATCCTTGTCGCTCCCATGCTGCGCACGCTGGCTCTCAGGCTCTACGCTCTCAACCGCAAGGGTGTGCGATATGTCTTCATCGACACGCCGCCCGGCCACAGCGAGTACATCGCCAAGGCCATGAACGTGGCGCATCTCGTTGTCGTTCCGGTTCGCCCCGGGGAGCTCGATTACAAGGCTGTCCAACGAACGATGCAGACGGTGCTTTTCTGGGAGGAGCCGTATCTGGCCCTACCCAATGGCGGACTGTTTCGCAGCCGTGCAATGGGGGAACTTGTCCGTCGATTGGATGCGGACGGTCAGGACAGGCTGCCTCCGGTCCATCACCGTGTGGACCTGCCGCTTCGCAGCGGTCTGACCCTTACGGAAACGCAGCCGAACTCGGCCGGAGCACAGGAACTTCGGAACGTCTGGGCTAAGATCCGTGAGCGATTGGGAGAACGATGA
- a CDS encoding DUF6998 domain-containing protein yields MPEVDWAEVRNLLDSLYGSAEPLETLFPGRKFTLDGHLVGSIGEVIAAYMFVLTLNPASTMAHDALCAAASTPDGARRRPRPLLSTRQGRIPRSYRTIRPAKLTASPSLLFSFLPFSPSHFLRNRNLPRHPRAIQLDRIRA; encoded by the coding sequence ATGCCTGAAGTCGACTGGGCAGAGGTTCGAAACCTGCTCGACTCCCTCTACGGTTCCGCCGAGCCCCTTGAAACCCTGTTCCCCGGCCGCAAGTTCACGCTCGACGGGCACCTCGTCGGCAGCATCGGAGAGGTCATCGCCGCCTATATGTTTGTCCTCACCCTGAATCCCGCGTCGACCATGGCACACGACGCGCTGTGCGCCGCCGCCAGCACACCTGACGGTGCTCGTCGTCGTCCGCGGCCCCTCTTATCGACTAGGCAAGGGCGCATTCCCCGCTCCTACAGGACAATTCGTCCCGCGAAATTGACGGCATCCCCTTCTCTACTTTTTTCCTTTCTTCCCTTCAGTCCTTCTCACTTTCTCAGAAACCGAAATCTTCCCCGACATCCAAGAGCAATCCAGCTCGACCGTATTCGGGCTTAA
- a CDS encoding choice-of-anchor A family protein, whose protein sequence is MSRLRKLSLSVAVAAVAFAASPVLASSGMIAGIDVLKTWNLVVLGDLTSSSEVEGRTFVGGNLDGNASNYQITALPASSTGTPGLTVVGDVNGGYKNLNNGSGAVVGGNVNSGLNLNGAAQTVLVGGTISNTNVNNNTVTSGLASSDPQFAQNLTQQKSLIETSMEGLSHSMSTETANSQLSISGNTGTFNAQPDANGVAVFNISAADLDKIGEIKFNLNGADTAIVNVSGTSIKLDDNFLGGTANLGEHVVWNFYEADDLSLATAWGGSVLAPGANATTSNYIQGSAVFGNLVQNGEMHVGTYTGGYTPGGDPGTSTSSGGSTSGGSTDVPEPGMVGLFALGLGALVFWRRRRAVAA, encoded by the coding sequence ATGTCCCGTCTCCGCAAGCTGTCACTTTCCGTTGCTGTTGCCGCCGTCGCCTTCGCGGCCAGCCCCGTGCTTGCCTCCTCGGGCATGATCGCCGGGATCGACGTGTTGAAGACCTGGAACCTCGTGGTGCTGGGCGATCTCACGTCCTCGTCGGAAGTGGAGGGCCGGACCTTCGTAGGCGGCAATCTCGACGGCAATGCCTCGAACTACCAGATCACCGCCCTGCCCGCCTCCAGCACCGGCACGCCGGGGCTGACGGTGGTGGGCGACGTCAACGGCGGCTACAAGAACCTCAACAACGGCTCCGGCGCGGTTGTCGGCGGCAACGTCAACAGCGGGCTCAACCTCAACGGCGCGGCACAGACGGTGCTGGTGGGCGGCACGATCAGCAACACCAACGTCAACAACAACACCGTGACCTCGGGCCTCGCCTCCAGCGACCCGCAGTTCGCCCAGAACCTCACCCAGCAGAAGAGCCTCATCGAAACCTCGATGGAGGGGCTCAGCCACTCGATGAGCACCGAGACGGCCAACAGCCAGCTCTCGATCAGCGGCAATACCGGCACGTTCAACGCCCAGCCCGATGCCAACGGCGTGGCCGTGTTCAACATCTCCGCCGCCGACCTCGACAAGATCGGCGAGATCAAGTTCAACCTCAACGGCGCCGACACGGCGATCGTCAACGTTTCGGGCACGTCGATCAAGCTGGACGACAACTTCCTCGGCGGCACCGCCAACCTCGGCGAACATGTCGTCTGGAACTTCTACGAGGCCGACGATCTTTCGCTGGCCACGGCATGGGGCGGCTCGGTTCTCGCGCCGGGCGCCAATGCGACGACCTCGAACTACATCCAGGGCTCGGCCGTGTTCGGCAATCTCGTGCAGAACGGCGAGATGCACGTGGGCACCTATACCGGCGGGTACACGCCGGGCGGCGATCCGGGCACCTCGACCAGTTCTGGCGGCAGCACTTCGGGCGGCAGCACCGACGTGCCGGAGCCGGGCATGGTCGGCCTGTTCGCGCTGGGTCTCGGAGCGCTGGTGTTCTGGCGCCGCCGCCGCGCCGTCGCGGCCTGA
- a CDS encoding site-specific integrase: MPAITRGLATNPPAVPDGKAKLRLFDDKLTGFIMEVRTSGAVTFYVRYRDARNRQREVRLGKLGDITVEQARRRAQELRAEASLGGDPAGDRDRLRAVPTFAKFVEERYLPFAKERLRSYADHEGFFRLRLKALWGNRSLDEIRPQDVADLQDRLRRAGLSNATVNRYVAFVRRVFNLALRWEAYEGRNPAQHAEMRREHNRERFLTETELRALFMALRDEPNKSAAHALAFLAATGARRGEALGAKWEHIDYERRLWTVPVSKSGKRRHIPLSDAALAILERQRPQAPGLFIFPGADPDKALGDPTKAWRRAKKLAGLDAGLRIHDLRHTFASTLVGKGRSLHEVGTLLGHSQISMTMRYAHLAPARLIEAANEAVPVLM; this comes from the coding sequence ATGCCCGCAATCACGCGCGGGCTTGCGACGAACCCGCCGGCCGTGCCGGACGGGAAGGCAAAGCTGCGCCTGTTCGACGACAAGCTCACCGGCTTCATCATGGAGGTCCGGACCTCCGGGGCCGTCACCTTCTACGTGCGCTACCGCGACGCCCGCAATCGCCAACGCGAGGTGCGCCTTGGCAAGCTGGGCGACATCACCGTGGAGCAGGCGCGACGCCGGGCTCAGGAGCTACGCGCCGAGGCCTCGCTCGGCGGGGACCCCGCCGGGGACCGTGACCGCCTGCGGGCGGTCCCCACCTTCGCCAAGTTCGTCGAGGAGCGTTACCTGCCTTTTGCCAAGGAAAGGCTGCGCTCCTACGCCGATCACGAAGGCTTCTTCCGCCTGCGCCTCAAGGCTCTCTGGGGCAACCGCTCCCTGGACGAAATCCGACCGCAGGACGTCGCCGACCTGCAGGACCGCCTGCGCCGCGCTGGCCTGTCCAACGCCACCGTCAACCGCTACGTCGCCTTCGTGCGGCGGGTCTTCAACCTCGCGCTGCGCTGGGAGGCCTATGAGGGCCGCAACCCGGCCCAACACGCCGAGATGCGGCGCGAACACAATCGCGAACGCTTCCTCACCGAAACCGAACTCCGCGCGCTTTTCATGGCGTTGCGCGATGAGCCCAACAAATCGGCCGCCCACGCCCTCGCCTTCCTCGCTGCGACCGGCGCGCGGCGCGGCGAGGCGCTGGGCGCCAAGTGGGAACACATCGACTACGAACGGCGCCTCTGGACCGTCCCCGTGTCCAAGAGCGGCAAGCGGCGCCACATCCCGCTTTCGGATGCCGCGCTCGCCATCCTCGAACGCCAGCGCCCTCAGGCACCGGGGCTATTCATCTTTCCCGGTGCCGACCCGGACAAGGCGCTCGGTGATCCCACCAAGGCATGGCGTCGGGCCAAGAAGCTCGCCGGACTGGACGCGGGCCTGCGCATCCATGACCTGCGCCACACCTTCGCCTCGACGCTGGTTGGCAAGGGCCGCAGCCTCCACGAGGTTGGCACCCTGCTCGGCCATAGCCAGATCAGCATGACCATGCGCTACGCGCACCTCGCACCCGCAAGGCTCATCGAGGCGGCCAACGAGGCTGTGCCCGTCCTGATGTGA